A genomic window from Mesosutterella faecium includes:
- the yihA gene encoding ribosome biogenesis GTP-binding protein YihA/YsxC has product MSIYESARFLTSSSSISGLPAASLPEIAFAGRSNAGKSTTINVLTRQGKLAYASKTPGRTQLINFFELARKDPASHERIPLGYLVDLPGYGFAKATEQVRSSWSDLVGGYIDSRSSLIGVVLVMDARRPFMPSDEWVISFLAKRPTMRMAWLLNKADQLRTVSERCALIRRVRERAAEFANPVSVQLFSGLKKTGAEELRSTLDSWLGIG; this is encoded by the coding sequence GTGAGCATCTACGAATCAGCCCGGTTTCTAACCTCCTCGAGCAGCATCAGCGGCCTTCCGGCGGCTTCGCTGCCCGAGATAGCCTTTGCGGGCCGTTCCAACGCCGGCAAGTCCACCACCATCAACGTTCTCACCCGCCAGGGCAAGCTCGCCTACGCCTCCAAGACGCCGGGACGCACGCAGCTGATCAATTTTTTTGAATTGGCACGCAAGGATCCTGCGAGCCACGAGCGCATCCCCCTGGGCTACCTCGTCGACCTCCCTGGCTACGGATTTGCCAAAGCTACGGAACAGGTCCGCTCGTCATGGTCGGATCTGGTCGGCGGCTATATTGATTCCCGCAGCTCGCTGATCGGTGTCGTCCTCGTGATGGACGCGCGCCGCCCGTTCATGCCGTCCGATGAATGGGTGATCAGTTTCCTTGCCAAGCGCCCCACCATGCGCATGGCGTGGCTGCTCAACAAGGCTGATCAATTAAGAACGGTTTCAGAACGCTGTGCTTTAATTCGCAGAGTCAGGGAACGCGCGGCGGAATTCGCCAACCCGGTTTCCGTCCAGCTGTTTTCGGGCCTGAAAAAAACAGGGGCCGAAGAGCTTCGCTCGACGCTGGACTCCTGGCTGGGCATCGGCTGA
- the lysA gene encoding diaminopimelate decarboxylase codes for MTDTLQTQIPSLPDGVSFAYRGDALYCEDLPVSELASRYGTPLYVYGQKAIRTAYQEYDQAFGEHPHSIMYSVKANSNLAIVNLLARLGAGFDVVSGGELLRVIAAGAEPSRVVFSGVGKTDAEITLALQKGIRCFNIESIPELEQIASIARKMGRRAPVSVRVNPNVDAKTHPYISTGLRNNKFGVAYEQTLPLYRHAAALPEIEITGIDCHIGSQITELSPFKDAGEKILDLVAKLAEEGIVLRHIDFGGGLGVRYKDETPPSRKAFIETLLGMLERRGMSRLDCLIEPGRSIVANAGILVCSVIRDKTGETKNFAVVDAAMNDMGRPMFYQAWMGVVPVKIRRGDSRCYDVVGPICESGDWLARQRTLCIRQGDLLAVTSAGAYGMSMSSNYNTRPRAAEVLVSGEQAFCIREREKPEDLWRLEHIPQP; via the coding sequence ATGACCGATACCTTGCAGACACAGATCCCTTCCCTGCCAGACGGCGTGTCCTTCGCCTACAGAGGGGATGCCCTTTACTGCGAAGACCTTCCCGTTTCAGAGCTTGCGTCCCGCTACGGGACGCCGCTGTACGTCTATGGGCAAAAAGCCATCCGGACGGCCTATCAGGAATACGACCAGGCCTTCGGAGAGCACCCGCACAGCATCATGTACTCCGTGAAGGCCAATTCCAATCTGGCCATCGTAAATCTGCTTGCGCGGCTCGGCGCAGGCTTCGATGTTGTCTCGGGCGGGGAGCTGCTGCGCGTGATTGCAGCCGGCGCCGAACCCTCCCGGGTTGTCTTCTCCGGGGTCGGGAAAACGGACGCCGAAATCACCCTCGCCCTGCAGAAAGGCATTCGCTGCTTCAACATAGAAAGCATCCCCGAGCTTGAGCAGATCGCGTCCATCGCGAGGAAGATGGGCCGGCGGGCCCCGGTGTCCGTCCGCGTCAACCCGAACGTCGATGCCAAAACCCATCCCTACATTTCCACGGGCCTCCGGAACAACAAATTCGGAGTGGCCTACGAGCAGACCCTGCCCCTTTACCGGCACGCGGCAGCCCTGCCTGAGATTGAAATCACGGGCATCGACTGCCACATCGGCAGCCAGATCACCGAGCTCTCGCCTTTCAAGGACGCGGGAGAAAAAATCCTGGACCTGGTCGCGAAGCTGGCCGAGGAGGGCATCGTCCTGAGGCACATCGACTTCGGGGGCGGCCTGGGAGTCCGGTACAAAGATGAGACGCCCCCCAGCAGAAAAGCCTTCATAGAGACTCTCCTCGGCATGCTGGAGCGCCGGGGCATGAGCCGCCTCGACTGCCTCATCGAGCCGGGAAGATCGATCGTGGCCAACGCCGGCATACTGGTCTGCTCAGTCATCAGGGACAAAACGGGGGAAACCAAAAATTTCGCTGTAGTGGACGCTGCGATGAACGATATGGGCCGACCCATGTTCTATCAGGCCTGGATGGGGGTCGTGCCTGTCAAAATTCGCAGGGGCGATTCCCGCTGCTATGACGTCGTAGGCCCCATCTGCGAGTCCGGAGACTGGCTGGCCAGGCAAAGGACGCTGTGCATCAGGCAGGGTGATCTGCTCGCCGTCACCTCGGCCGGAGCTTACGGCATGTCGATGAGCTCAAACTACAACACCCGGCCCAGGGCGGCCGAAGTGCTGGTCAGCGGAGAGCAGGCTTTCTGCATCCGGGAGCGGGAAAAGCCGGAAGACCTATGGAGGCTGGAGCATATTCCCCAGCCCTGA